The region TTACAGATTCGGATGCCGGAACCGACCTATTAATAAACCCTAATACTTATGGAAACAACGAAAGTTTTATCATGACTTTTTGTTCTGGTTCAAACGAACCTATGACATTTGCTTTTTCATCACTTGATATTGGCAGTGGCGACCACCTGGTTATTTTTGACGGGCCAAATACTTCATCACCTGTGTTGTATGATTTGTCAAACACCAATCCCGGTTCTCTGACTATTTATTCCACTGGCACATGTTTAACATTCTGGTTTTCAAGTGATGCAAGCGGAAGTTTGTTTGCTGCTAATGGAAATTGGTCAGCATATTTTGCATGCGGAATAGTAACTCCTCCGGTGGTTGCAGCAGATAATTGTGAAAATGCCCCTACAATTTGCAGTCTGGATGGTTATTTTGGAAATACCAGCAGTAATTATACCCCTGATGAACCTGGTAATATGTGCCAATCGTGTGGTTTATTTGAAGGTTCGCTTGAAAATAATTCGTGGTTACAATTTGTAGCAAACAATAGCACTGTTGTGTTTACAGTGACATTATTGTCCTGCAGCGATAATATTGGAATTCAGTTCGGTGTTTATTCAGGATCCAATTGTAACAACTTTGCTTTAATGACTCCCGTTTCATGGACAGATGTAGATGCTCCAATCACACCCGGGACTGTCTCCACAATTACAGCCACCGGCCTTGTCCCTGGACAAGTTTATTATATCATGATTGATGGAAATGCCGGCGACGATTGCCAATATATTATCAATGGCCTGTCGGGCATACAACTTGGGGCATCCATAACACCAAACCAGACAATATGCCAAGGCGAATCTGCCACCATACAGATAAATGTTGATGCCAGTATTCCAATCACATGGATTTCAAACCCACCTGACCCCGGGTTAGCTGGTCAGGAGAACAACACTACCATTACCGTAAGCCCTGCTTCTTCAACAACGTATTCTGTTCATGTTCAGAACACTACCGGATTTTGTTCCATGGATACAACACTAGTTTCTGCTGTTACTGTGTTACCTGCTAGCGACCCACTTTGTTCAGGAGGGGGTATAAGTTGTTCTATCGACAAAACGGATGCAAGCATGTGCCCTGTTGCGCCAACATTCACATGCGATGGAACAGCCACTGTGATTGTTAATGGCGCGGACGGCCCTTTCAATTATTTATGGAATGACGGAAACACCAGCGATACCCGAAATGACCTTTGTGCAGGAACCTATTCGGTGACGGTTTCAGATCCGAACGGGCAATATTCCCCTACATCTTGTTCTGTTACCATACTCGGCCCACCCTCACCGGTGATAACAGCAACAGCATCACCATCAATAATTATCAATGGTGATTCTTCTGTAATATGCGCTTCCGGAGGTATTTCCTATACATGGTCATCTACGCCTGCAGATAATTCATTAACCGGCCAGAATAATCTTCCATGCCCGGTCGTTTTTCCATCATCAACTACCACTTATATAGTGGTCGGCGTTGATGCGGGCGGATGTCAAAATACAACAAGTGTAACTGTTACGGTAGCGGCTGAGCCCCCTGTTGTGGATTTTGAAGCTTACCCATTATCAGGGTGTGAGCCTCTTACTGTTCATTTCACGGATTTATCTTCAAATGTTGAACCGGATGCCACTTATTATTGGGATTTTGGTAACACCACCTATTCCTATGAACAAAACCCGACAGCTTACTATGCAAATTCCGGTACATATGATGTATCACTAACGGTTACAAACTCTATAAACTCTGCAGCAACTCTGGTAAAACAACAATACATTACTGTTTACCCAAAGCCTATAGCAATTTTCTCTACATCTCCTGAAAACAGTACAAGTATTATCGATCCTACCTTTAGTTTTTTCGACAACTCACTCAGAGATCCGGTTCAATGGTACTGGACATTTGGAGATGGAGAATACTCCACTTCACAAAACACCTTTCACTGTTATTCTTATGATGACATTTATTATCATTTTCCATCCATGGAAGATACGGGAACCTATCTTGTTACACTCATTGTTACAACGATACATGGGTGCTCAGATACCACATCAAAGTATATTTACATTGAATCCGATTATGCATTGTATGTTCCCAATGCATTTACACCCAATGAGGACCCAAAAAATCAATATTTCTGCCCCGCCGGATATGGAATACTAAATGAAGATTTTAGCATGCATATTTACAATCGTTGGGGACAGAGGGTTTATGAAACCCAAACATGGGATGATTGCTGGGATGGTAAATATAATAACAAGCCTGCCGCAACGGGGACTTATGTATATATCATCAACTTTTCAGATTCAAAAAGGCACAAACACACAGCGAAAGGAATTGTAACTCTTTACAGATAAAGAAACAATACAAGTCAAGCGTTAATATTATAATTACACCCAACTTGGGGTAATAGATGTATTGTAATAACCCATGAGCTATTAAAAATTAAAATAGTTAATAGTACAATAAGTTAAATTTAATAAATTTGTACTTGATTTTTATGAAAAAAACATCTTTTAGCGAGATTAAATTTCCAATATGGTACTTCCTGAAACTTTTTATTTTCTGGATGCTGCTTTTTGAGGCGGAAAGGATAATTTTTCTTTTGTTTAATTACAAAGACTTGCTGGGCATTCCTTTTTCACAAATCATGCTATCATTTTTTTATGCGCTGGGCTCCGACATTTCGGCATCCTGCTACCTGATGATACTCCCATTTCTTATCATCACTACCGGAATGTTCACTAACAAAAGCGAAGCTTTTTTCGCAGTGGCAAAATGGGCAAACTACCTGTTAATAATCTTGTACCTGAGCATCAGTTTTGCCGGCATCGCATTGTATAACAACTGGGGGACAAAAGTAAATTCCAAAGCCTTGTCGTTTATCACATATCCTAAAGAAATCTTCGAAATAATTTTCAACATTTCTAACCTTTTATATTTTGCATTGATGGTAGCTGTTATTTTGCCTGTCATTTTATTATTTAAAAGAATCTTTAAGAGACAGCAGCCTGTGAAACCCGGAATTCTTGCGATATTAATTTTTTTAATTGTTTTTTCCGGACTGATGTTCACCGGTGTGCGGGGAGGCATACAAAAGCAGCCTATCAATAAAAGCTGGTGTTTTTATTCGGGGCATTCCATATTAAATTTTGCAGCTCTCAACGACCTTTGGAATATCACTTCCATACTCTCACACCCTCAGATAAAAACAAACCCTTACACTTATTTTCGGGAAGCTGAATTTGAAAAAACCATTGAAGAGCTTTACAAGACGGAGAAAGACACAACTGAACTATTATGCACAAGCACCCGCCCGAATATTGTCCTTATTATTCTGGAGAGTTTCAGCGCTGATGCCGTTGCCTGCCTTGGCGGTGAAAAAGGTATTGCCCCCAACTTTGATTCCCTGGCACAAAAAGGTTTGCTGTTCACAGAGTTTTATGCCACCGGATTCCGTACCGACCAGGGTATTGTGGCCCTGCTCAGCAGCTTTGCCGCACAGCCCCGCACTTCTATTATCAATAATTATGAAAAATTTGACAAGCTACCAAATTTTATTACTACTCTGAGAAAAAATGGTTATTATACATCTTTATATTTTGGTGGTGACCCGGCTTATGCAGAAATGGAATCCTACCTGCAGGTGTCGGGGATTGATTTGTTAATCAGGGAAGGCGATATACCCCACACACACCGAACCGACTGGGGAGCTTACGATGAAGATGTGTTCAACTTCCAGCTGCACGACCTAAAAAACAGTAAAGAGCCATTTTTCTCCATCATGCTCAGCCTCACCAATCATGAATATTTTGAAGCCGATGTTCCGAAAATTTATCAGGGAAAAGA is a window of Bacteroidales bacterium DNA encoding:
- a CDS encoding gliding motility-associated C-terminal domain-containing protein, with translation MKKYFFIFTALFLYSVIITQAQIPTYQMSDQPITGVCEGIFTDSDAGTDLLINPNTYGNNESFIMTFCSGSNEPMTFAFSSLDIGSGDHLVIFDGPNTSSPVLYDLSNTNPGSLTIYSTGTCLTFWFSSDASGSLFAANGNWSAYFACGIVTPPVVAADNCENAPTICSLDGYFGNTSSNYTPDEPGNMCQSCGLFEGSLENNSWLQFVANNSTVVFTVTLLSCSDNIGIQFGVYSGSNCNNFALMTPVSWTDVDAPITPGTVSTITATGLVPGQVYYIMIDGNAGDDCQYIINGLSGIQLGASITPNQTICQGESATIQINVDASIPITWISNPPDPGLAGQENNTTITVSPASSTTYSVHVQNTTGFCSMDTTLVSAVTVLPASDPLCSGGGISCSIDKTDASMCPVAPTFTCDGTATVIVNGADGPFNYLWNDGNTSDTRNDLCAGTYSVTVSDPNGQYSPTSCSVTILGPPSPVITATASPSIIINGDSSVICASGGISYTWSSTPADNSLTGQNNLPCPVVFPSSTTTYIVVGVDAGGCQNTTSVTVTVAAEPPVVDFEAYPLSGCEPLTVHFTDLSSNVEPDATYYWDFGNTTYSYEQNPTAYYANSGTYDVSLTVTNSINSAATLVKQQYITVYPKPIAIFSTSPENSTSIIDPTFSFFDNSLRDPVQWYWTFGDGEYSTSQNTFHCYSYDDIYYHFPSMEDTGTYLVTLIVTTIHGCSDTTSKYIYIESDYALYVPNAFTPNEDPKNQYFCPAGYGILNEDFSMHIYNRWGQRVYETQTWDDCWDGKYNNKPAATGTYVYIINFSDSKRHKHTAKGIVTLYR
- a CDS encoding sulfatase-like hydrolase/transferase encodes the protein MKKTSFSEIKFPIWYFLKLFIFWMLLFEAERIIFLLFNYKDLLGIPFSQIMLSFFYALGSDISASCYLMILPFLIITTGMFTNKSEAFFAVAKWANYLLIILYLSISFAGIALYNNWGTKVNSKALSFITYPKEIFEIIFNISNLLYFALMVAVILPVILLFKRIFKRQQPVKPGILAILIFLIVFSGLMFTGVRGGIQKQPINKSWCFYSGHSILNFAALNDLWNITSILSHPQIKTNPYTYFREAEFEKTIEELYKTEKDTTELLCTSTRPNIVLIILESFSADAVACLGGEKGIAPNFDSLAQKGLLFTEFYATGFRTDQGIVALLSSFAAQPRTSIINNYEKFDKLPNFITTLRKNGYYTSLYFGGDPAYAEMESYLQVSGIDLLIREGDIPHTHRTDWGAYDEDVFNFQLHDLKNSKEPFFSIMLSLTNHEYFEADVPKIYQGKDQCTLFRNTAHYTDKCLYDFLKASEKEPWYNNTLFIITADHAHRCPLERTYNEPLRHHIPFLFYGNALKEQYRGKTINKTGSHLDLTATLLAQLNIVNYDFEWSKNLMNKYAQGFAFYVFDDGFGFITDSADIVYDHNLKAAVTKKMKIEGADTEKALRQGKAFLQKTFQEYIKL